The following coding sequences are from one Eucalyptus grandis isolate ANBG69807.140 chromosome 11, ASM1654582v1, whole genome shotgun sequence window:
- the LOC104424301 gene encoding SWR1 complex subunit 2, whose product METSQEDAPVFLDRRSRATRGKRMTNLLDDEVEQDELFWNQEALKDEENDDNYEEEPEVADVFDSDFDEDEPDPDEEIADDGAERERPKKRLIYPGKTAKKKKKKQKVLTKLEETPKVEKPSQQSAHNESHDVSDEVEVERTVRKSTRTAVIVRQAERDAIRAASQATMKPIKRKKEGEEKRMTQEEMLLEAAQTEIMNLRNLERVLAREEEVKKRAIVHKAVYSGPQIRYISKDGLSFLEFTKEVSFQSEIPTASVPYPEKAVCAVTGLPAKYRDPKTGLPYATKEAFKIIRERYSAETSGVQNEMNMGVLYDSLSGKGFSARRKRSEPSNKGETSYLRYLARFRSVPCLEIDSSE is encoded by the exons ATGGAGACCTCTCAAGAGGATGCTCCCGTCTTCCTCGATCGCCGCTCTCGAGCCACGAGAGGAAAGAG GATGACCAACTTGCTGGATGACGAAGTCGAGCAGGATGAGCTGTTCTGGAACCAAGAAGCCCTTAAAGAT GAAGAGAATGATGATAATTATGAAGAGGAGCCTGAAGTCGCGGATGTATTTGACAGCGACTTTGATGAAGAT GAGCCTGATCCTGATGAAGAAATTGCTGATGATGGGGCTGAGAG GGAGCGTCCGAAGAAGCGGTTAATCTATCCAGGAAAGactgcaaaaaagaagaaaaagaaacagaaagttCTTACAAAATTGGAGGAAACTCCCAAGGTTGAGAAGCCTTCTCAACAGTCTGCTCACAACGAGAGCCATGACGTGTCCGATGAGGTAGAAGTTGAGAGAACGGTGAGAAAGTCTACAAGAACTGCGGTGATTGTTAGACAGGCAGAGAGAGATGCAATACGTGCTGCTTCGCAAGCAACGATGAAG ccaataaaaagaaaaaaggaaggagaggagAAGAGGATGACCCAAGAagaaatgcttttggaagctGCCCAAACAG AAATTATGAACTTAAGAAACTTAGAACGTGTGTTGGCAAGGGAGGAAGAAGTTAAGAAAAGAGCGATTGTGCATAAAGCTGTATACAGTGGTCCACAGATAAGATACATCTCTAAAGATG GTCTATCATTTCTGGAGTTTACTAAAGAAGTATCTTTTCAGTCTGAGATTCCTACAGCATCTGTTCCAT ATCCAGAGAAAGCTGTATGTGCAGTCACAGGATTGCCAGCCAA ATACCGTGATCCAAAAACAGGGCTACCATATGCTACAAAAGAAGCTTTTAAGATTATTCGGGAACG TTACTCAGCAGAGACCAGTGGGGTTCAAAATGAGATGAACATGGGTGTATTGTATGATTCTCTATCCGGGAAAGGTTTCTCAGCTAGGCGGAAGAGATCTGAACCTTCAAACAAAGGTGAAACATCCTATTTACGGTACTTGGCTCGGTTTCGCAGCGTACCGTGTCTCGAAATTGATTCATCAGAATAG
- the LOC104424302 gene encoding translocase of chloroplast 34, chloroplastic: protein MASQLIREWTGIQQFPAATQTKLLELLGKLKQENVSTLTILVMGKGGVGKSSTVNSIIGERAVAVSAFQSEIPRPVMVSRSRAGFTLNVVDTPGLIEGGYVNDQTLENIKRFLMNKTIDILLYVDRLDTYRVDNLDKQIVKAITESFGKEIWKRALVVLTHAQLSPPDALEYDVFFARRSDALLKILRSGARIKKQDTWGDAIPVALVENSGRCNKNENYEKVLPCGTAWIPNLVKTITEVALNGSKAILVNKKLIEGPDPNRRWKEFIPLIFAFQYFFIIKPLQQAIKNDIARETRPAWELRDAGLPSRKF from the exons ATGGCGTCCCAACTCATTCGCGAATGGACGGGGATTCAGCAGTTTCCGGCTGCCACTCAGACCAAGTTGCTTGAATTGCTCGGCAAACTCAAGCAGGAG AATGTCAGCACCTTGACAATCCTGGTGATGGGGAAGGGGGGTGTCGGAAAATCGTCCACTGTTAATTCAATTATAGGGGAGAGGGCTGTTGCCGTCAGTGCTTTTCAG TCAGAAATTCCAAGACCTGTGATGGTTTCACGCTCGAGGGCTGGTTTTACGCTCAATGTTGTTGACACTCCTGGGCTCATAGAAGGGGGATATGTTAATGACCAGACTCTTGAGAATATAAAGCG CTTCCTTATGAACAAGACCATAGACATTCTCCTGTATGTGGACCGATTGGATACATATAGGGTGGATAACTTGGACAAGCAGATCGTTAAGGCCATTACAGAGAGTTTTGGTAAAGAGATATGGAAAAGAGCCCTGGTTGTCCTAACGCATGCTCAGCTCTCGCCACCTGATGCTCTGGAATATGATGTTTTCTTTGCTAGAAGATCAGATGCCCTTCTTAAAATTCTTCGATCTGGAGCCAGGATAAAGAAACAAGATACCTGG GGTGATGCCATTCCTGTTGCCTTGGTTGAGAACAGTGGGAGATGTAATAAGAATGAAAACTATGAAAAG GTTCTTCCTTGTGGAACAGCTTGGATTCCCAATTTAGTTAAAACAATCACGGAGGTCGCATTAAATGGAAGCAAAGCTATATTGGTAAACAAGAAGCTGATTGAAGGGCCAGACCCCAATAGAAGATGGAAAGAATTTATACCATTAATTTTTGCATTCCAA TACTTCTTCATCATTAAGCCTCTACAACAGGCAATCAAGAATGATATCGCAAGGGAGACAAGACCAGCATGGGAGCTGAGAGATGCTGGGTTGCCTAGTCGAAAGTTTTAA
- the LOC104424299 gene encoding TPR repeat-containing protein ZIP4 encodes MRIAEISTPELRRAQPDAQPDDPLTSQIESLVKQFETIPVTHPRPELSPLAADLRRCLSQLAERAPFPNSLKLHLWKLSYRLWNSCVDRSNASSICSPSSSSSSSSSEDQAKLRHVAADMLSLAGSAAGVPSPEVKTAFFYHKTGIIWHDLKRFDLAADCFEKATEIISKVDVGTVKDAGQRKLFLDLQIARSRTAWEVSDQILAVTLLNRSKCLLFGSSDHYIALANQYLAFGKSILETNKGNEARCFKEALKLMNDSLDLCEKAFSTARMRQETVNLKGLKSKILRFIAAVHLQMEEYENVIKCVRILRESEGGGDNHPSLPVLAMKAWLGLGRHDEAEKELRGMVVNKGIPEGVWVSAVEAYFQSAGTAGAETAKGVFLGLLGRCHVSAAAAVTVVHRVIGGTSGSGGDVDGSRVRAKVVAELVSDDRVIALFSGDATAKERNAMHALLWNCAAGHFQLKDYETSAEMFEKSMLFLPCDIEGRAVRAKGFRVLCLCRLGLSQLDRAEEYINEAHKLEPNIASAFLKFKVYLQKNDHSAAINQIQAMTICLDFAPDFLLLSAHEAVACHALPVAVASLSNLLNFYALGKSTATSEVVVLRTLITILSQDTGNEPEVVKFIKHANDRASEIGVDCYFGKDEVALRELKWFAVTSWNCGTSAGKKKNFVLCAEFLRLASNFYSLLVDMQGEEHSLLLCKSLIFTVCAMIASENEREASLTEIEVKQALELLERAGKILKSLSTRMQLNDDKDAALEPDLNFIYTFSAYNIHGRINDSRSQQILVKNFVSSRACTPGYLLQIGLAAAQGPRPNPEVAFLALSQCLSQLVSSVSPDYHNVSLIVRKLIALTSIYKGDTDDDAVYDVYKQAYRIMIGLKEGEYPTEEGKWLVTTAWNRAAIPIRVGQLDVAKKWMKVGIELAGLVPGMETYRACMEDFIRGFDKKFAQH; translated from the exons ATGAGGATCGCCGAGATCtcgacgccggagctccggcgtGCCCAGCCGGACGCTCAGCCCGATGATCCCCTCACCTCTCAAATCGAGTCTTTAGTCAAACAATTCGAGACCATCCCCGTCACCCACCCCCGTCCCGAGCTCAGTCCCCTCGCCGCCGACCTCCGGCGGTGCCTCTCTCAGCTCGCGGAGCGCGCTCCTTTCCCGAACTCCCTCAAGCTGCACCTATGGAAGCTCAGCTACCGCCTCTGGAACTCCTGCGTCGACCGCTCCAACGCCTCCTCCATCtgctccccctcctcctcctcctcctcctcctcctccgaggATCAGGCCAAACTCCGTCACGTCGCCGCCGACATGCTCTCCCTCGCCGGGAGCGCCGCCGGCGTCCCCTCCCCGGAGGTGAAGACCGCCTTCTTCTATCACAAGACCGGCATCATCTGGCATGATCTCAAGAGGTTCGATCTCGCTGCCGATTGCTTCGAGAAAGCCACCGAAATCATCTCCAAAGTCGACGTAGGCACAGTTAAGGACGCAGGACAGAGAAAGCTGTTTTTAGATCTTCAGATCGCGAGGTCGCGCACCGCTTGGGAAGTTTCCGACCAGATTTTGGCGGTGACGCTCTTGAATCGTTCCAAGTGTCTGTTGTTTGGATCGTCCGATCACTACATCGCGTTAGCAAATCAGTACTTGGCGTTTGGCAAGAGCATCTTAGAAACCAATAAAGGCAACGAGGCCCGTTGTTTTAAAGAAGCTCTGAAGCTAATGAACGATTCGTTGGATTTGTGCGAGAAGGCATTCAGTACAGCTAGGATGCGGCAAGAGACGGTGAATCTCAAGGGGCTTAAGTCGAAAATTCTGCGGTTCATCGCGGCCGTACACCTGCAGATGGAAGAGTACGAGAACGTGATAAAGTGTGTTAGGATTTTAAGAGAAAGCGAGGGTGGCGGGGACAACCATCCGAGCTTGCCGGTTTTGGCCATGAAGGCATGGCTAGGATTAGGCAGGCACGATGAGGCAGAGAAGGAGTTGAGGGGCATGGTTGTAAATAAGGGGATTCCGGAGGGGGTTTGGGTCTCGGCTGTGGAGGCGTATTTCCAGTCAGCAGGGACAGCTGGGGCAGAGACTGCCAAGGGAGTGTTTCTGGGGCTCCTCGGGAGGTGCCATGTCAGTGCGGCTGCTGCAGTCACGGTGGTTCATCGGGTGATAGGTGGTACTAGTGGCAGTGGCGGCGATGTGGATGGATCGAGGGTGAGGGCTAAGGTGGTGGCAGAGCTGGTTTCAGATGATAGAGTAATAGCGCTGTTTTCAGGGGATGCCACTGCTAAAGAGAGGAACGCAATGCATGCTCTGCTGTGGAATTG CGCTGCTGGTCATTTCCAATTAAAAGATTATGAAACGAGTGCAGAAATGTTCGAGAAATCTATGCTTTTTCTTCCATGTGACATAGAAGGCAGAGCTGTTCGGGCCAAGGGCTTCAGGGTGTTATGCCTATGCCGTCTAGGTCTCTCTCAGTTGGACCGAGCTGAAGAATACATTAATGAAGCTCACAAG CTGGAACCGAACATAGCAAGTGCTTTCCTCAAG TTCAAAGTCTATTTACAGAAGAATGATCACAGTGCTGCAATAAACCAAATTCAAGCGATGACAATCTGCCTTGACTTTGCTCCAGACTTCCTCTTGCTATCAGCACATGAAGCTGTGGCTTGTCATGCGCTCCCTGTAGCTGTTGCCTCTTTATCAAATCTCTTGAACTTCTATGCCTTGGGAAAATCAACAGCAACATCAGAGGTTGTAGTTCTACGTACCTTAATCACAATCCTCTCTCAAGACACGGGAAATGAGCCTGAAGTAGTTAAATTTATAAAACATGCTAATGATCGAGCATCAGAAATCGGGGTTGATTGCTATTTTGGAAAAGACGAGGTTGCACTACGGGAACTGAAATGGTTTGCTGTAACTTCATGGAATTGTGGAACAAGTgctgggaagaagaaaaattttgtGCTGTGTGCTGAATTTCTGAGACTAGCATCTAATTTCTATAGTCTCTTAGTTGACATGCAAGGGGAAGAACACAGCCTCTTGCTGTgcaaatcattgatttttaCAGTATGTGCCATGATAGCTTCAGAGAACGAAAGAGAAGCCTCCCTCACTGAGATTGAAGTGAAGCAAGCTTTGGAATTACTCGAAAGAGCAGGAAAG ATACTGAAGTCGCTCTCAACAAGGATGCAACTAAATGATGACAAAGACGCAGCCTTAGAGCCCGACTTGAACTTCATATACACCTTCAGCGCATATAATATACACGGCAGGATCAATGACTCGAGATCCCAACAAATCCTTGTGAAGAATTTTGTCAGCTCGAGGGCATGTACTCCAGGTTACCTCCTCCAAATTGGTCTCGCTGCAGCACAGGGGCCAAGGCCCAACCCTGAGGTAGCCTTTTTGGCTCTGAGCCAGTGCCTCTCACAACTTGTATCTTCCGTCTCACCAGACTACCATAATGTATCTCTCATTGTACGGAAGCTGATAGCTTTAACCAGCATTTACAAGGGCGATACAGACGATGACGCTGTGTATGACGTGTACAAACAAGCTTATCGAATAATGATTGGCTTGAAAGAAGGAGAATACCCAACTGAAGAGGGGAAATGGCTTGTCACAACTGCCTGGAATCGGGCAGCAATTCCAATTCGCGTTGGACAACTTGATGTGGCAAAGAAATGGATGAAGGTAGGGATTGAACTTGCAGGGCTGGTTCCTGGAATGGAGACCTATCGGGCATGCATGGAGGACTTCATCCGAGGATTCGACAAGAAATTTGCACAGCATTAA
- the LOC104424300 gene encoding uncharacterized protein LOC104424300 — protein DFPKQAEFIFFPLNSLLAVWWWRWLRPQASLGTPLCPPDPVASGPRASPPAPRPPPVLAFRRSDLNHFAQRVASGEAWRDAWRSANDRFELFIFEARKTAERIDRRYSVSRRLGAVAQSASDRAREIDREFEIGQRWRTFTLDFSRNWPRYRREINDFMETPLGRGFATIFFLWFALSGWLFRCLIFATWILPFAGPLLIGTVANNLIIKGACPACKRQFVGYKNQIVRCANCGNIVWQPKGDFFSRDGFPGGGRRNTSSKSEPDIIDVEFEEK, from the exons gattttccaaaacaagccgagttcattttctttccccTAAATTCTTTACTTGCGGTGTGGTGGTGGCGATGGTTACGACCACAAGCCTCCCTTGGAACCCCGCTCTGCCCGCCCGACCCCGTCGCGTCCGGCCCGCGCGCCTCCCCACCCGCGCCGCGCCCCCCCCCCGTCCTGGCCTTCCGGCGCAGCGACTTGAACCACTTCGCCCAGCGAGTCGCCTCGGGCGAGGCCTGGAGGGACGCATGGCGGAGCGCCAACGACCGCTTCGAGCTCTTCATCTTCGAGGCCAGGAAGACCGCCGAGCGCATCGACCGCCGCTACTCCGTCTCCCGGCGGCTCGGCGCCGTGGCTCAATCGGCGTCCGATAGAGCGCGCGAGATCGACCGCGAGTTCGAGATCGGACAGCGGTGGCGGACTTTCACTCTGGATTTCAGCAGGAACTGGCCGAGG TACAGAAGGGAGATCAATGATTTTATGGAGACACCACTAGGAAGAGGCTTTGCA acaatttttttcctctggTTTGCATTATCTGGATGGCTCTTCCGATGTCTGATATTTGCTACCTGGATTCTGCCTTTTGCTGGTCCCCTTCTCATTGGAACAGTTGCCAATAATCTCATCATCAAG GGTGCTTGTCCAGCTTGTAAAAGGCAGTTTGTTGGATACAAAAACCAAATTGTTCGTTGTGCCAACTGTGGGAACATTGTATGGCAGCCAAAAGGGGACTTCTTTTCACGAGATGGGTTCCCAGGTGGTGGAAGACGCAACACTTCTTCAAAGTCTGAACCTGACATTATTGATGTTGAGTTTGAGGAGAAATGA
- the LOC104424294 gene encoding putative pentatricopeptide repeat-containing protein At5g36300 isoform X2: protein MSSSISQSPSRFSSDGFAPSSSFPPASLRRRFNNLTLPASLLLSPSRSAPKVLAALPHGTVPTSTSSDRSNGFVTGEEPSPESFNRSIRDCCRAGDVDGAMSSLSRMEALGCRPSFASYACLMETLGNCGRTLEAESLLLEMLSLGFRPGARLFNILLRGFLRKGSLGLANIVLAAMEDLNVRRDRESYEILLGYYVNAGRLEDTWSLVNEMRLRGFQLSSFIYGKVIGLYRDNGMWKKGMGIVREIREMGMVLDKHIYNAVIDTFGKHGELGEALEVFERMKQEGVRPDVMTWNSLIRWHCKAGDLSSALELFSEMQEQGLYPDPKIFSTLISRLAEEGKWDLLEKNFESMRCRGYGESGTIYAVLVDIFGHYGKYRDAEECVSALKSEGLQLSASLCCVLANAYAQQTITASVCIRSYFAACPVLR from the coding sequence ATGTCGTCTTCCATCTCTCAATCTCCCTCGCGATTCTCGTCCGACGGCTTCGCTCCTTCATCCTCCTTCCCTCCCGCCTCTCTCCGTCGGCGATTCAACAATCTCACCCTCCCCGCTTCGCTTCTCCTCTCGCCCTCACGCAGCGCCCCCAAGGTGCTCGCCGCTTTGCCTCACGGAACCGTCCCTACCTCGACCAGCAGCGATCGCTCCAACGGTTTCGTCACCGGGGAGGAGCCTTCTCCCGAGTCGTTCAATCGCTCCATCCGCGACTGCTGCCGAGCTGGAGACGTCGACGGGGCCATGAGCTCGCTTTCCCGAATGGAGGCGCTGGGGTGTAGGCCCAGCTTCGCGTCTTACGCTTGTTTGATGGAGACTCTCGGGAACTGCGGTCGGACCTTGGAAGCAGAGTCTTTGCTTCTAGAGATGCTGAGCCTGGGGTTTCGGCCCGGCGCGAGGTTGTTCAATATTCTCCTTCGAGGGTTCTTGAGGAAAGGGTCGTTAGGGCTCGCTAACATAGTCTTAGCCGCCATGGAGGACTTGAACGTCCGGAGAGATCGTGAGAGttatgagattcttttgggttATTACGTTAATGCGGGGCGTCTGGAGGATACTTGGTCTCTTGTTAATGAGATGAGGCTTAGAGGTTTCCAGCtgtcttcttttatttatgggAAGGTCATTGGTCTTTACCGGGACAACGGGATGTGGAAGAAGGGGATGGGCATCGTTAGAGAGATAAGGGAGATGGGAATGGTGCTCGATAAGCATATTTATAATGCTGTTATCGATACTTTTGGTAAGCATGGAGAATTGGGTGAGGCTCTGGAGGTTTTCGAAAGGATGAAACAGGAGGGCGTGAGACCAGATGTCATGACTTGGAATTCTTTGATCAGGTGGCATTGTAAGGCTGGTGATCTCTCCAGTGCTCTCGAGTTGTTCAGTGAGATGCAAGAACAGGGGTTGTACCCTGATCCCAAGATTTTCAGTACCTTAATTAGCCGGCTAGCTGAGGAAGGGAAGTGGGACTTGTTAGAGAAAAATTTTGAGAGTATGAGGTGCAGGGGATATGGAGAAAGCGGGACTATATATGCAGTACTGGTTGATATATTTGGGCACTATGGGAAATATCGGGATGCTGAAGAATGTGTTTCTGCTCTCAAGTCTGAAGGTCTACAGCTTTCAGCTAGTTTGTGCTGTGTGTTAGCAAATGCTTATGCTCAACAG